Below is a genomic region from [Limnothrix rosea] IAM M-220.
AATTGCTAAAGTTTGATTATCTCTAAGAACTTCAGGTAATCTATCTTTATTATCATTAAATAAGTGATCGTAATTGACTTCAATCTTGCAATTAGTATCAAAAACAAGTGAAGATGCATCTTCAATGTATGTAGCAATTGGGGGTAGTGGTCGAAAGTCAGTTAATCGATCAGAATATGAGTCAAAAAATCCGAAGTGTGTCCAATCAGGTTGATCTCGCTGTTGAGCTTTTTTGTTACGAAAAAACGTTGCAAAAATATCTTTTTCGTTTGGTGTCTGAATTCCAGTGTTGAAACAAGCACGGTCACCATCTTCAGAATATACAATTTTATTTTGATCTTGAAGTCTCAAAAAAGTGTGATTTAAATAACCAATTAATATTGGGAATTGCTGATTAGCTCGTCGAAACTCTGCACGTTGAAAATTCCAATTCTCCTCTTTTGCGAGTGAAGCCAGCTTTTCGTAGGGAGCTTCCCACGTTTCTCCATCGCGACCGTCATAGCCAAAATGAGCAAAAATTGTATCGTTGGGCTGCTCTTTATAACGGCGCATTAAGCTTGAATATTTT
It encodes:
- a CDS encoding DUF3825 domain-containing protein, translating into MNQAKKYSSLMRRYKEQPNDTIFAHFGYDGRDGETWEAPYEKLASLAKEENWNFQRAEFRRANQQFPILIGYLNHTFLRLQDQNKIVYSEDGDRACFNTGIQTPNEKDIFATFFRNKKAQQRDQPDWTHFGFFDSYSDRLTDFRPLPPIATYIEDASSLVFDTNCKIEVNYDHLFNDNKDRLPEVLRDNQTLAISAIQGSIELLKEKIIRNYKLAIPHWYRNQIQLLLPLNITNDQEADLALVAEKDTSGNIYRIKTVLTMDMAYMDARLITRPDRDWLNP